The window GCAACTCCACGGATGCGCACAAGCACGGGTATCACCGGCGGCAGCAGGTCTGCTCGTGTCCTGTTCGAGAAAATGTCCCAGCTGGAAGGGGTAAATATTTTGCTCAATTTTGTATGCCTTTGTTCATTATGTTTGTTATGCATTGTATACATTAGTTGCATATGCCATTGAATGAATTAGTTGCATATTCCGTTGGTTTATTTGAAATCATGATCGTTTTAGGGGAATTACATGATCGAGATGATCAACGAGGGTCAAGAGCCTATGGCCGGTATGGAATATGAGTTGAGGGATTCAAATCGTCTTACTTTTGATGTTAGGGTAACATAACGTACGCAAGGCACCGAAGGCAAGAACAAAAAAATGACAAAGGCACCCAAGGCAAGAGGTTCGGACTTCACAACATTTAAGGATGTTTTGTTGGTTAAAGCATGGACCCTATATGTGGGGAAGAGCAAAAGGGCAACAAGTACTAGGAGAAGATCCACAAGTTCTATCATGAAGACATGTGTGAAGCCGTATCCTATTATTACCACCCGCAATGATGTTTCTCTCCAACATAGATGATCCACCATCCAAGAAAATGTGAACAAATTTGCCGGGCACTATGCTTCCGTATTTGGCCGGAATCAAAGTGGGAGATGAGTCCAAACTCACGTAAGTAAAATTGCAAAGTTTGTTGTGAAGTGGCATGCAAACTTCCGGGACGCCGTGGGTTACAAACTTTCGTGCACTATCATCTTTTTTCATGTATGCTTCATGATGAAGGGACATGCTTGCGTGTTGAGAGACATATGATAGTGGGATGGACCTTTTCTCATGATGGGGCATgcctgcatgttgagagaaataattTTTTTTTGAGCTGGAAATAGTTCATTCCATTACTGAACCCGCACAGAAGACTCGCTGGCGACCACACCTGAAACAAAATCCGGAGCCTGCTCCATCCAAGACGTGGTCACAACTCCCACCCTGAAGCCATACGCGGCTAGTTCATGGGCAACCTTATTACAATCGCAAGTACAAAAAACCAAAATCAAAGGACTCAAAGTTACCAAAACGTAAACTACACGTTTCCCGCAGGAGAACTCCAATCACGGACCGCTCGTAGTCATCGGACTTGAGCGCTTTCAGCAGCACTTGAGCATCTGATTCAAACTTCACTCTATGAAAACCCAACTCAGCACTGGCCTCGCCAGCCTTCACACAGGACACCGCTTCTGCATGCAACGGACCCGACAAGTGCTCCAGCTTCCCTGCAATGGCAGCCAGGAACTCGCCCTGATCCGAGCGAGCGACACACCCCCAGTGGAGTCAACAGGACAAAATGAATAGATGTCATTGGGTTAGTTGGGTGAAGATGACAAGATCAAAGAAGGATGGAGGACTTGGTTTCCGGGATCTCCATATTTTTAACATGGCCATGCTTTCCCGGCAGGGTTGGAGGCTACTGGAAGCACCAGATACCCTGTGTGCTCAAGTCCTAAAGGCACGCTACTATCCTGATTGTTCAATCCTTGAGGTTGCTGAAAGAGATGGAATTTCCTACACCTGGAGGAGTATTCTGAAGGGTATATCACTGCTGAAAGAGGGAATTATTTGGCGTGTTGGAACGGGCGAGAATATTAGAATCTGGGAAGACCCATGGATTCCAAGAGGCACTACTAGACGGCTTGTTTCACATAGGGGCAACGCTTTGGTTACCCGGGTCTCAGACCCGATTGATCCGGTTACTGAAACTTGGGACGAGGAGTTGCTGAGAGACATCTTTTGTGAAGCGGATGTAAAGGATATTCTGCCAATCCCAGTGAGAGCAGGGATGGAGGACCAAGTTGCTTGGCATTTTGATCCAAAAGGAAAATTCTCAGTCAAAGTTGTGTATCACAGGGGTGTTGCCATTCGGGATGAAAACCTGGGTCAAGATGCGAGTACATCCGTAGACAATGTGCAGTGTAGGGGGGGAATGGAATCGGCTGTGGAACCTTCCTTTGCCTGGGGAGATTCGTATTTTCTTGTGGAGATTTGCACATAATAGCCTCCCCCTACGCATGAACATCAAGCGTAAACGAGTCGAGCTTGATACTCGATGTCCTGTGTGTAACCGGCTGGACGAAGATGGTGGGCATCTATTTCTGAAATGCAAATTCGTAGAGCATGTCTGGAGAGCTCTTGATTTGGAGGAGACGAGGTTGGCGGTGTTGGACCTCACGAGTCCTGTGGCAGCTCTGGAGCATTTGTGTAGCCTAGATTGCTAGTGGTTGTTTGGATAGAGGAGATTAGCGATGGGATTATGGAAAATGCGTTTTAAGCTGGTTTTAAGGAAAATCGGTTTTATCTACGTTTTTGTGAATAACCAGTTTATACAAAACTATGTTTGGATTAGAAAAGTAAAAAACTGGCCGCTTCAGTTATTTGCTTGGATAGCCCATAATTTGTGAGTGTCTTCTCCCGTTCGTAAACTTCGCTCGTCACTACTTTCCCCAAATTAGCCGCCATGGCTTCTTCATCAAAGCACGCATGTGCCGCTGCTCCCCTCCAGTTCATCCTCAGGCCCTTCTGATTCTCCTCCGCCATTAGCTCGTTGACACCGCTGCTCCATTCCTGTTGGTCGTAAATGAATCAACGCCTTTTGCCGCCATCTATTGCTCGGCTCCCCTCCGTTGGCGCTTCACCAGGTAGACGCCACTGAAGGGTGCGGACGGCGGCAAGGACTTCCACTCGACGACTCGCCGTGCGCAGCGGCTGCTTTACCTCGACGTCGGCAAGCACGGACGGCGGCAGCGGCCGATTCCCTCGACGACTCGCGCGTTCGTGTACTGCGGCAGCCACTTCCCCTCAGCAACACGTCGCGCGCGCGGCCGGCTGCTGCCACTTGGACTCGGTGCCTTGGCGTGCGCGCACGACGGCAGCTTCTTTCCGTCAACGACTTggcgcatgcgaacggcggtggcctCTTCCACTCAACACACAAGACGACGGTACAGCACTGCTTCTCGAAGTCAACAATTGGAAGAAAACGTGCGCTAATGAATTTGTTGCAGAAGGATAAATCAGTTACGTTGAGTTTCTGTAATCGTGTTTTCACAAAAACAACTAATAGTGGTTTTTCGCAAAACGCATATTCCTGATTTTGCGGAAACTGAATCCTTCTTATCCATGTTTTATCTGCGATAATCAAACATGATTTTAGCTTGTTAGGCGGTTGCCTCAGTTGACGGAAAACTAGTTCTATTAAAACACGGTATCCAAACAAGGCCTAAGAGAGATTTGGCGCTCATCGTGCCGAGAGAAATAGTCAGTGAGGTTAGCTGTATGTTTTTTGGGAGCAACCAGTTAATGAGCGTTCCTTCAGGAGCCTTAGAATGATCAGCGTCACTTAGCGCGCTTTCAGCCATTCATTATGTGTCGTGCTCTGAATGCTCTCTTcgaattttttttttatttttccgcacgcgttttcgacTTTTTAAACGTTTTTTTCCGGGTTTTTCGATGTTTTGGTTTctcccggtcttccttagcttttcgattAAAAAAAAAATTTACgcgaaaaaacgcatttttttccgcAAAAGTCACGgattttttttcgcgagaggcacgggttgTACTTTAGCGAGAGTTACGACCNNNNNNNNNNNNNNNNNNNNNNNNNNNNNNNNNNNNNNNNNNNNNNNNNNNNNNNNNNNNNNNNNNNNNNNNNNNNNNNNNNNNNNNNNNNNNNNNNNNNNNNNNNNNNNNNNNNNNNNNNNNNNNNNNNNNNNNNNNNNNNNNNNNNNNNNNNNNNNNNNNNNNNNNNNNNNNNNNNNNNNNNNNNNNNNNNNNNNNNNNNNNNNNNNNNNNNNNNNNNNNNNNNNNNNNNNNNNNNNNNNNNNNNNNNNNNNNNNNNNNNNNNNNNNNNNNNNNNNNNNNNNNNNNNNNNNNNNNNNNNNNNNNNNNNNNNNNNNNNNNNNNNNNNNNNNNNNNNNNNNNNNNNNNNNNNNNNNNNNNNNNNNNNNNNNNNNNNNNNNNNNNNNNNNNCCGAGCCtctcagaaaaagaaaaaaaaatacgcgttttctgttttttttcttccgcgagagtcatggctttgcttctgcgagaggcacggttgtactttcgcgagagtcacggtcgtgcctctcgaaaacgaaaaaaaacgtgttttctgttttttttcttctatgagagtcacgattttgcttccacgagaggcacgggcgtgatttcgtgagaggcacaggcgtgatttcgcgagaggcacggacgtgcctctttCGGATAGGGAAAAAACTGTGCTCCCGGTTTCGGTTTTTCGCCcgaattttttttggaaatttttttgtcaaaacctatcaacatggtatctagttttgaagatctcgacacgaGGAAAATCCAATggcgaaaacggttcgagatttggacgcacggtttaaaaaataaaacattttgaataaatgaatctaaaAAAAAAACTCTCAGGTTACGACAAGTGGCgcactgcatgtgcgccacttgtcgcgacctgataaagtgaagtgttctttgcaacgagtactgatTTTGATGTTTTTAGGGAGTCGAGGGCCAGCTCTGGGCCTGTAAGTGTGGCAAGTGTGCCAGCACGGCACGGCCCATTTATAAACGGGCCGCCGTGGGTCGTGCCGCGCCAGGCATGTTTAACGGGGGGCGAGCCGTGTCGACCCATTCGGTCAGGTCTGCTCCTCCGTCCTGCTCGTGCGACCCGGAGCCCCTCCTCCCTGGTTCGTCAGTCCACCTCCGCCTCCCAGCCATACAGGCCACTCAACCAAAACGAGGTCAGATTCTCAATCTCCACTCGGAAATCAGTACCGTGGTCAtctccgtcgccgccgcctgccgccgccatcGCCATGGCTTTCGCTCTACGGGCCCTTCACCACCGCCTCCCCCGCTCTCTCCACCACTCCAATCCCCTCTCCACCTCCGCCTCATCCCACGACCTCCGCGAGCTCCTCCGCATCCAACGCATCCTCGGTGACCCCGCAGCAACCACCCAACCCCCGCAAACGCAACAACGCCCACTAGCCTCCAGCACCACGGACCTGCACCGACTGCTCCACCGCGCGGCCGGCCTCAGCACCGCCGAGGCCACGTCCCTGCTCCACCGCGTCCCTAACACCCACCGCCTGGGCCACCTTCTCCAAGAACTTCGTGGCCTGCGCCTCCCGGCGGACGAGATCAAGAACGCCCTCGGGTCCGACCCCGACGGGCTCCTCTCCATGGAGCCGGGCGAGCCGTCCCGCCTCATCGAGCTCCTGGACGAGCTCCGCTGCCGGGCGCCCATCAAGGACCAGGTCCTCTCTCACGGCGTGCTCAGCGCCGCAATCGCCACGAGGCGGCGGGTAGAGCTCCTGCACGAGCGCGGGCTGAGCCGGCGGGACGCGCTGAGGGTGATCTCCGTTGAGCCCAGGGCAATTTTATATAGCCTGGAGGATGTGGAGAGGAAGGTGGAGTTCTTGGTGGGCAGGATGGGGTTTGAGATCGGTTGGCTGgtggagtacccggagttcttgggGATAAATCTCGACAGGTCGATCGTCCCGCGGCACAATGTGGTGGAGTATTTGGCGTCGGTGGGTGGGCTTGGGGACCCCATTGAGATGAGGCATTATGTGAGATTCAGCCGCCTCAAGTTCTACAATCTGTTCGTGAAGCCATACCCGGAGTGCGAGAGGATTTTCGGGGGCCTAGTCAGGGAGAGAAAGGATGAGGTGAGGCGCCAGCATCCGGTGGGGTTGTGGAAGCTGTTTAAGCCGGCGAAGTATGAGAGCACTGAGGAGAATGTGAAGGACATGAAGTTGGTTGTTGAATCACTTCATTAGCTCTGTTCAGAACACCAACTGGTACCGATTTTGAATGGGGCTGCTCATGATTCTGGGGATATTTGTGGTGGTAACAATGTGGTTCGTATTGTGAAACCGTATGTTTGAATTGCAGTGTACTGCATTCTGCCAGCAAAATCAAAATGTCATCTGTGCTGATCAAACATGGAACCGATTGGAATCTGCAAGATTAAGTAAATCGAGTCCTAGGCTCCTAGCTTAAGATGAGGTCAATTACAATGACCCCATCATGAGAGCTGGTCTCATCAGGAAGCAAACAAGATAATAGTTTGATGAAATCTGGCAACTTATGGAAGGCTCATCTCAAGTTACCAACAAATAGGTAAGAGAGGCAGTCACTCTTTCTATATTTTGAGTAATCAATGATCATCGGGGGATAATACTCGATAGGTTGCCAAAATGATTATTAATGTTGGAAGACTTGTGAACTTGGTGGTCTTCTTGGAGAAAGGTTATTGTGATACAAATTATATAGGCGGCTAATTTTTCACCTGAAGTTTTCGCAAAATCAAACTGAATGAATAAGCAGATGACATAATGTGTGCTGTTTTGCTTGGAATTTGTGTACGAAGATGGCAGATGATAGCAAAAAGTGATGGATCTGGAAGAAGAAAACAGCAGCGAGGCTAATACACAGTTTTAATATTGTCATTAGAAGTGAGGAAAAAATCATAGGTACTCAGGTAGTATGATTTTGTTGCTGGTTCTTGCATGATCTGTTTAGCACAGAGGATGTAGGATTTGTAAAATGGTCATGCTTCCTAACTTGTATCTGTTGGTCAGTAATACTGTATAACAGGGTTGACATTCTCTCCACCTAATGTGCTATAGATCCTAACTCTTTCTCTATTAGATTATTTATTTCATAGGAAATGCCAAGCTGATTGTTGCCATTTCCCGTACATATAaatacaggagatatgactcttggTTATTTTGAATCACAGAAGCTGACCTCTGGTTCTATCTGTCGTAGTGCTCATTGTCCTCAATGCACAATATCAATAATAGTTTACTCATTTAATATTTTTTTGGTCCGTGGAAATTTTCAGTCTGCGTTTAGAAGTTAATCTTTTTGTGATCGATGACATAAAGTATATTATTTATTTAATTTTGTATTTCTGGTTATTACATTGGCAATGTCCTGTTGTATGAAGATTCTGGTTTGGGTACAGTTTTACCTTTCAAAGAATATTACCTTGCTGAAAGCTTAGTGACCCATTGGCACATTGAAAGATGTCCTTACTTCACATTCAAGGAAAGATAGTTTGTTGATGCATTGCTGCTTTAAGGAAAGATTAGGGGGATTCGAACTTCTGATTGGTGAGCTACAACATGTCATCGTGGACAATTTTTCACCAAAAATGTTTTGTTCTGTGATAAACTGCTATAAAAGTGAAATAATCCATGCTCTTGgtaagccatcatagcatttagagAGTAGTCATATCTGCACTTCTGCAGAAGTAAAGGTGGAGGGATGAGGAAGCTTGCTCTACTGTTTATAGCCATGGTAATTTTGGAATTATGCTGTTTTATGTGTGTATCAAGTATGGAATCTGTCCGATGTAAAGTTCTCAAGCTATAACCTCATGTGCATTGAACATGGATCTTCTTCTTTTGTCAAGTGTGGAGGTTTTCCTTTTTACCACACAATAATTAATGTTAGAAAATGGAGCTGCTGGAAACTAAGGCcccctttggtttggaggaattttgcaggaattctataggataggatttctataggaaaaattcctttagGCCTCCTTTGCTTTGTAGGTTTGTAGAAATTTTATAGAAATTTTATAGGATATGATTTTCgaaggagaaaagaaaaaaaaatccttcAAAGCCTTTGCTTTGTAGAAATGGatttctattcctatgtaggatatgaATCAATCTTTCATATTTTGAAGGAAAAATAACATTAGCCTAAACTCAATGCAAAAATTCATATTTTATGCATCAAATGACATTTTTTTTCTATaaaaattgagatacatgtcatctcattttttATGATTTTTCCATTCCTATGATACATGTCTTGGCATAGCGGTAAAGTTGTTGCCTTgcaaccatgaggtcacgggtttgaGTCTTGAAAATAGCCTTTTGCATAAATATAGGTTAAAGCtgtgtactatagacccaaagtgatcGGACCCtatgcaagcgggagctacatgcaccggactGCTTTTTTATGATCACTATGCAAGTGGGAGCTACGTGCACTGGACTGCCTTTTTAATGGTATTTCTATCATATGAACCAAAGAAGACATGAAGTTGATGGTGATGACATGATCCATTGGACCCTGGGTTTGAACGAGTTCACTCCCCCATTCTGAACCCATCAGATTACTTTGGTTTATAAAAACTAACAAAAATAATGTCGTTGGGGAGCCTTGGCCGCACTCTGCACCAGCTCAATCAAACCAACAAGTgaccactgtcgtggttctaagcctgacagtgatgtaggggggtacgtATGAAGAGGCAGGATCTTAgctgtggagaagttgtaagcacgcaaggtttacgagttcagacccttctcggaggaagtaatagccctacgtctcggagcccggaggcggtcgactgggttatgcgtgtatgagttacagaggtgcgaacccttgtcttggaggggggtggcttatatagagtgcgccaggcccccggccagcccacgttaccaaGAGTTCAATGTTCATTAAGGcgaggcattactggtaacgctagtaataaagtgctatgatgaccataaaaagctatttaatgaccgaccgttagcgtgcggagtgactttaggtctcctggccgtcgagtggttgcttcttggtcgagtgtcttcgagtctgtcgagtggaacaccttcaagtcgattgaaaggtgatttcttctagagatgtcctcggGTAGGGTAGGtaagacaggtccatgaccctaccctaggtacatagcttcatcattagcccccaaatggatcgaggtttgagtggggaaggatttGAGAGCTtctccgactcgtttttcatgTCGTGAGCATATCTAGTTTCAGATCAACGGGCCTGAGTGATGGCAGCAACTTcctttccagtcgccttgatcctTTCTTAATTCCTCGTCGAGTGGGTTTCTTTATTTGTATGGCTCCGAGTGATGGTGTGGAGGAGATCCTTGGTCTGACAAGTTATTCGCTgcccgcggatttagtgggatccgaattttgggaagcgcgcgggatgggggaggccgcagtaatcggacgagatagagcggagccgcctcgatccccgcgccacctttttcgccatgtatcgctcGTGCGgtcgttgcgggatttgacagggccacctgggcctacccgtcagccactcgggagcggcctGATATAAAGCGCCTGGACCGGAGTTCCCCGAGCAGTGCATCCCATTACCTCTTCTCTCCCTCACGTCCCTCcgccgcgctcgctctcgccctaaCACCACCGCACCGCACGCGCCTCACCGGCGACAATGGGGAGGGAGAAGACAGCAGTTCTGGAGCGGGCCAAGAAGGCGACGACGaagtcgaaggggaaggcgaccagccggggcggatcttcctcgcggtctggcctgccgaagggttggatccagggcgactggatccactcaagGATCTGCCAAGACGACCTCGACGACTtggccgaaggggggctgatcccctacgacgcgacgcggcttccggggaaggaatccgagccgtagcctcgggagggtgagcgcgttcttcttgccacccacgtcgaccgtgggttttccttgcctcctcatccttttttctgagggtttctgaacttctttggggctcaactccaccattttacccccaactcaatcgtttatcttgccgcgttcatttccttgtgtgagaacttcttgggttgtcgacctcactggggtcttttcaagcatatcttcacttgtcgctcccagacagtgaaaagggctaatccgagtgacgagaggacccaagtgatccagatgtgtgggggtcttggcatccagacgaggggaaaaagctcctttccagccatgattctccccgattcagttcgcggatggcagtcgacttggttctactgcaaagactagtcgacgccagggcaatcgactggcctccctccttttaccatggaccgagtggaaaaaccctcccctttgaaggtgctcccggaggagaaggagcATGTGCAGGTGCTGGTcgaccgagtggtccagcttattcgcgacggggtcactggtatggatcttttggaggtcttccttcagcggcgcatccagcctctccaagcccgagaccatccgatgtggatgtattcgggtcttcaagactccactcggatccacccggaggaggtcgatgacgacacgctggagaagtggctgtctggCATTACCGGGAATAAGGAcaatcccaggggagccaggagagtccctccattcgaccagtcccacgcacccgagcaggtctgattctgagtttttgcttgtaatctgagtTCACTCGCGCAGCCGTCtgtattgcgtcgactgactttgttctccctgctttctttcaggccattattgaaatgtattccatgcccaacggggagcaagagcaagctctggaaggcgaggcgagtggcggcGAAAGCGGCGAGGGGGCTTCTGATGGTGAAGGGGACAGAGGGAGCGACGACTCAAGCGctggagaagaagtcgagtcgcctcctcgcagggagaggcgatccaagcttgaccaagaacggccgagtgctcgcgacaaggcaactgctccggctggtcagtctttgaagcgccctcggatctcttcaccaaccccgactgggaaggcgccaaagcaccccaaagttgcagagccgaagactcggaaggcgctgccaaagatcaagatcgatatccctgtcgcgtccgcgtgagtgtctctccttgtattcactcgacgcttcgcgctgtttgtttttcttgttttaactggatgaactttggaattgttagcgctgccacttccggaacctcagcttacagggatgatgatgaggcgatggaggatgcggtcacttctaatccgggtatgatttctgccatactatcttttTTTGGTCGATTCAACTGTATCGTGCATCACTGGGTGACGTGCTTTTGGCAATTTGAACcttgcacagctcccaacattattgacctccctgatgatgaaggagagcccgagaggcctttgacgaggaagaacAGGCGAGCTCCTGCAAGCGGGGCGCTACAgacgacgccgagggcggaaccagttgtTCAGGACACCGGCGacgtcaatcggggt is drawn from Triticum dicoccoides isolate Atlit2015 ecotype Zavitan chromosome 4A, WEW_v2.0, whole genome shotgun sequence and contains these coding sequences:
- the LOC119286621 gene encoding transcription termination factor MTERF15, mitochondrial-like yields the protein MAFALRALHHRLPRSLHHSNPLSTSASSHDLRELLRIQRILGDPAATTQPPQTQQRPLASSTTDLHRLLHRAAGLSTAEATSLLHRVPNTHRLGHLLQELRGLRLPADEIKNALGSDPDGLLSMEPGEPSRLIELLDELRCRAPIKDQVLSHGVLSAAIATRRRVELLHERGLSRRDALRVISVEPRAILYSLEDVERKVEFLVGRMGFEIGWLVEYPEFLGINLDRSIVPRHNVVEYLASVGGLGDPIEMRHYVRFSRLKFYNLFVKPYPECERIFGGLVRERKDEVRRQHPVGLWKLFKPAKYESTEENVKDMKLVVESLH